CAATATGGGTATGTCTAGGGTGAATGGGATAGATCCGCCCCTCATATCCGTGGGAGATAATGGCATCAAGTGTCTTGCCACCAATTTTTTCCGTGCCTTCACTTGCACCAATCACGGCAATACTTTCGGGGTAAAAGAACTGCTTCATGTGGACAAGCCCTCCATCAAGGCCGTGAGTCTGGACGCGGTCGGTGACGGGTCGCAGATGAGTGGCCACAGACCAACCCCACCGGCATGCAGTGCAATCTTGCCGAGTGCGTCTGCCCACTGGGCTTCATTGCCAAATTCATCTCGCCAAGCAAAGAGCCGCCGTGTCCAGAAATGGAGCGAATATTCCTTAGTGATGCCCATGGCTCCGTGCACCTGATGTGCGGTTCTGGCGGCCAGGCCTGCTGCTTCTCCAGTTCGCACTTTAGCTGCTGCAATTTCGAACATGGCGGGGCCTTGCTTCGCAGCGAATGTCGCTGCCAGTGCCGCGGCGCTCGCTGCGGCGGTGTGGCTTGCCTGAACGGCGACCAGATGCTGGATAGCCTGAAATTTCGCGATTGGTCTGCCAAACTGAACTCGGTCCTTGCTGTATTGCAGTGTCAAGTCGAGAACCTTGCGCATTGCTGCGACCATCTGCAGACTTCGTGCAAGGGATCCTTCTGCTAGCAGATTGTTAACGGGTTTGTAGCTCAGGCTGACACAGTCTGATGACACATTGACAGAGGACAGTGTTATCGCGTCTTTGGGCTCGTCTGCGACATTGAACGACGGGGATATGCTATCTGCTGACAGAATGGCCGGCTCAAGCCGGACAAGTGCTGTGCCTTGCTGATACTGGACAGGTACCGCAATTGCAGCGGCACGGTGGCCCCAGCCGATACGAGAGATCCGCCCGTTGACACGCCAGCCGCTTTTAGTCGAGGTTAGCGTGGGGAGTGCAACGCCTGGGATGTTGTTGGAAATGCTTAGCGGTCCATCTGGAAATGCCAAGCCCGCAAATGTGAAGTGGCGCTGGGCGAGCAGGGTTTCGACCCACGGGATGGGTGCAGCAAACTCACCAGCCAGTGAGATCAGGACTGAGAGAGTTTCCCAGTCTAGTAGCTCATTGCCGGTGGAATCAGGCTTGACCGCATCGGTCAGCCCCGATTTTTGCAAGGCATCCCACAGTGCCTGAGGCCAATGACCAGCGGTACATTTTTCAAGTACGTGTGTATCACAGTAGTCCGAAAGTATTCGCGCCCCCGCTGCGTGCAGCATGTGTCGAAACTCGATTTCGTCCTGATGTTCTTTATCGTGATAAGTCATCTCATCCCCAGGCTTTTTGCGATCATGCCTCTCAAAATTTCGCGAGTTCCACCGCGAATGCTGTAAACCGGCGCGTTGAGCGTTACAAATGCGAGAGCCTGTTCGAATGCACCAACACTGGCTGGATCGTCTCGCAATGACTGCGGTATCAGCCTTCGTGCAATCTCGGGGATCTCTTGCTCAAATGTGGTTCCTAGATCCTTGATCAGGGCAGCCTGGGTGGTTGGCATGGACCCTTGTCTGACAAGGTCTGCCACTGAGAGTGACATGTGGTGCAGCGTCCACAGATGAGCGACCAGTCGTCCGATCTCCTCTTGTGCCACGCTGTTGTGGTTTGGGCTGGCTTGCTCCAGCAGATCGTTGAGCAGGCCGATTGAACTCATCCAACGATCGGGTCCACTTCGCTCGTAAACGAGTTCGCTAGTCACTTGCTTCCATCCGTTGCCGATCTGACCAACGACATCTTCATCGCTGACAAAGACTTCATCAAAAAACACTTCGTTGAAGTCGTGCTCGCCTGACATGTTACGAATCGGTCGGATAGTAAGACCAGGTGATTGCATATCAATCAGAAACTGGCTGACCCCCTCGTGGCGGCTTTTCCCGGCATCGCCAGTGCGGGCAAACAGTATCATCATATGAACACGATGCGCATTGCTGGTCCAGATCTTGGATCCGTTGATCCGCCAGCCCCCAGGTACCTGCGTCGCACGGGTGCGGATTGATGCCAGATCTGAACCCGAGTTCGGCTCACTCATGCCAATGCAGAAGTACAACTCTCCTTTTGCGATACGAGGCAAAAATCGTTCTTTCTGGGAGTCCGTGCCGAACCTCAGTAACAGAGGGCCACTTTGTCGATCGGCCACCCAGTGCGCGCGCACGGGGGCTCCGGCGGCGAGCAACTCCTCTGTGAGAATGTGTCGCTCAATCGGGCTGCGCTCATGCCCACCGTATGCTTTGGGCCAAGTCATGCCAATCCAGCCTTGACTTGCCAGAGTTTTGCTAAAGCCAGGATCGAATGTTGCCCAGCCACTGGGCTTAGGTGCCCACAAGCCGAGTGCACGCTGATCGTCAAGAAAAGTTCTGATTTCACGTCTGAAATTTCGCAAAGCCTCGGGTTCACGAAATGATGGGAATCGCATGACTTCAATGGTCAACACTGTCTCCTGTTTCTGTAACTTGTCTGTTCTGCTTGAGGGATGGGCAGTAAGCGTCAGCTCTTAGTTTGATTTGTAATTTACATCTATAAATTAATTAATCACAAGTGTAAAGTTATAGTATTGTGATGGAAGGCTACAGGTTAATCAGGTCAAGTCGACGACGTCAGTTTTTGAAAGCAATGCTTGACTTATGTCTTGATCAAGTGAGCAGGTGACTGTCACGTGACCAGGGCACTTCACTGTGTGTGAAGCTATGGCTGTGAGTGTTCGATTACTGACGAAACAACACCATCCATTTGGTACGAATTATTCTGATTACCAGCTAATTACACCGCCCGGTTTAGGTGGGTTTATAAAAGGAGACAGCGTAATGAAAGTGCTATTTATTTTCAGTAAATTAAAGGTTTTTTGTGCCTCAGCGATCATGCTTGTATCGATGCTCGTGGTTTCGTCATCGGCCTTTGCCGATGCGAACTTCCCAACTCGTCCGATTACCATGACGGTTGGTTTCTCGGCTGGGGGGCCAACGGATAACGCAGCGCGAGTGGTTGCTGAGGAGCTCAGCAAAGAGCTTGGTCAGCCAGTTGTTGTTTCGAATAAGCCGGGTGCAGGGGGAGTGATTGCGGCCAGAGATCTTCTTAACTCGTCGCCAGATGGCTATACCATCATGCTGGTCTCCAACGGACCGATGACTGTCGTACCTGCTCGTTACGCGAGCCTTGACTTTGATCCGCTTACGGATTTTGTGCCGATCGGAATGGTGGCAGGATATCCCCATATTCTGGTTGTCGGTCCTGAAAGCGACATATCTTCATTTCAGGATTTCATCGAGAAAGCTAAAGCCAGCCCAGGAACGCTCAATGTTGCTCAAGTTGGCAGTGTCAACGAGTTGGCGACAGAGTGGATCAAGGCGCTGGCTGATATTGAAGTCACCCAGGTACCTTACAAAGGCGCTGCTGCGGTGGTGAGTGACCTCTCGACGGGAAGGATTGATCTGGCCATGATTGCCCCGAATGTTGCCTATCCTCTGATTGAAGGTAACAAAGCCCGTGCGATTGCTGCAACCAGTTCGACAGAAATCACCAAAGCACGCAATATTCCCAGCATCGCGCAATCAGGCATTCCTGACATTGATTTTTATATCTGGAACGGTCTGGTCGCACCAAAGGGAACAGATCCTGCAGTTGTAAAGAAGATGAGCGATGCGTTGGCCAAAGTCCAACAAAATCCAGCTCTCAAGGAGAAGTTGGCAGTGACCTATCTTGATATCGTGCCGGGCGGACCTGATCGCATGATGGAAACGGTAAAGAAAGAAGGTGAAAACTGGAAGCGAATTGCCACGGATGCGAATCTGCCGCCGTTGTAACAGCACTTGATCTGAGTTAAGAAAAGCGGCCATTCGATAGTCTAGATTGGCGAGTTTCAAAGGGCGAACACCATATTGGCGTTCGCCCTTTTTGAGTTGAGGGCCTCGCGTGGCCGCACAGCTTAGGGTGGTGGGGAGAGCTAAGCACCGAGCATAGGTTGCGAGTCGACGAATAGAAATCGCAGAGGATGCTCTGGCAAGAAGGGGTTGGGCGAGCGGGCATAAAACCGCAAAGTTCTTGTGACTACGGCGAAGTTGGGTAAACGCGGCGGTTGTGCAGCGAAGGACCGAAGGAGAGTAAGTGACCGAGTAAAAGAATATCGACACATGCACGCCGATGGGGCTGAACAGTGCTGGTCAGATCAATCGAGTGTTATCTATCGTTTATTTTTACCACCTAGTACCCCGTCTCTATCCAATCTGACCTCAATCTCTCGAATCGCCCTGTGCGGATCTGCATGCCGGGTACTGTAGGTGGGATGCAGGCTAACGGCATACTCCATATGCCGCTACGGCCATCAAAGGTTCGCTTCATCGATTCAGAGCCAGCGACGGCGTAACCAGGCAAACTGAGCACAGCTTCAAAATGGGAGTCTGGTGTCGATTGTCGGGGTCATCTCAACTTCGGATTTCGAACAAGCAGTTTGAGGATATTCATGATAGTGAGGTGACTTTGGCTAGTGCCGTGTCAGAAGGGACTGGTGTTGGTCAGGGAGAAGAAGGGACTTAAGTTCTCAGACAACAGTAAATCTCAATGAGCATCCGGGATATCCTCCGACATTTCTGGGCGTATTTGCTAGCTACGGTACATTTTGACCGTCAATGTGAGGTTGGTTGAAAAAACGCTGGTTAAATCCGGTCAGTGAAGCGCATACTGGACATCCTTCAAGTCCTTGATGATTGAGTCTACAGGATGCCATGAGCAAACCGGCCACGAACGCTTCCCTCAAACAACAAGCCGGTCTGTTTGGCCTGCTCTTCGCAGGCGTTGGCGGCATGATCGGATCCGGCTGGTTGTTTGGTCCGCTGGAAACTGCCACGCAGGCGGGGCCATGGAGTATGGCTTCCTGGCTCATCGGTGGAGTGGTGGTGTTACTGATTGCGCTGGTATTTGCCGAACTTGCCACTTTGTTTCCGCTCTCTGGTGCGTTGGTTCACATGAGCGATGTGAGTCATGGCCCTCTGGTCGGATTTGTCTGGGGCTGGATCCTGATTCTCGCGTATATCGCGATTGCGCCAATTGAGGCCATGGCCATCGTCAGTTACGCCAGTGCCTACATTCCAGATCTGACCCACCCGACTGACAGTGTATTGACTGCGAAAGGATTTCTCGTATCGGCACTGGTGCTCGCACTCATGGTGGGCTTGAACTTCCTGATGATCCGTACTGTGCTGGCTGTCAATTCATGGATCACGGTGTGGAAGGTTTTTGTCCCAGTCGCCACTGCTATCGTGCTGGTCAGTTACTCCTGGCACCCCGAGAACTTTTTCTCTCATACGGGCAGTATCGGTACTGAGGGTATCTTCACAGCAATCTCGACCGGCGGTGTGTTTTTCAGCTTGTTCGGCTTTCGGCAGGCACTGGATCTGGCTGGCGAGAGTAGCAACCCGCAGCGCGATGTGCCGATTGCCATTATCGGGACAGTCTTGATCGGGACCATGATTTACCTGTTTCTGCAGTTTGGCTTCATCGCTGCCATTGACCCTGACATGATTGCGCAAGGTGGATGGGCGAGTCTGCATTTCAAGGGCATTGCAGGCCCGCTGGCGGCGCTCGCGGCTGCAATCGGCGCAGCATGGTGGGCCACGATTTTGTATGCAGATGCTATCGTGTCACCGGGTGCTTGTGGACTTGTGTACACCACCACGACCTCGCGAATCGTCATGGCGAGCGCTCAGAATCACAGCTTGCCCGCTTTCTTTGCCAGAGTGAATTCCCGGGGCGTGCCCTGGGCTGCGTTGTTGCTAACCTATTTTTCCGGGCTTGTGCTGTTTCTGCCGTTTCCCTCCTGGCAGAAGATGGTGGGGTACGTTTCTTCAATTACTGTTCTGTCATACGGCATCGGACCTATCTTGCTCATTTGTCTGCGCCAATCGCTTCCTGATGTGCTCCGACCATTCAAGTTGTGGGGCGCGCGAGGGCTGGTGCCCGTTGCCTTCATTTGTGCCAACTGGGTGATGTTGTGGGCAGGACTGGCTACACTGCAATTCATCTTCGGTCTGGTGCTTCTGATCGTTGTCATCCATACGGTTCACTTCGCCTGGCGCAAGCAGCCCTGGTCTACGTTCGGGGCAGGCCATGCCTGGTGGCTTGCCCCGTACTTTGCTGGTATGTGGCTACTGGCATGGACTGCACCCGGCGAGCTTGGTGGGCACGGTCATGTCGGCTTTGTGGCTATGATGACTCTGTCCGCAGCTTTCAGCTTAGGCATCTTCTATCTCGCGATTCGTCTGGCGCAACCCGCACAGCAAATGCGGGCTGCCTTTCATGAAAAGGTGGGCATGATATCCGGAAGAACCGAGATCGTTGATTGAAATTCGGGCTCTTGCGTCTGGCGATGTACAGCATCCCGGCCGAGACCTTGCACAAACCTTCTTTCTGGCGCGATCGACTCTGACGGTATAGCCACCGTGGGATTGCCGCAAGGCAACCCGCTTGTCGATTCGAGAAGCTGGCACAGTCCCGCGCGTTCTGGTAGCGGTTGCGCAACCGCCCAGCCCTTTGCGAGCCGGGACGGACTGTGCCCGTCTTGTGTGGCGTGTTTTGCCGGGAAAATGCTATAGCAATCCCGCGGCACGATCAGGCTCGCACCACTCAAGCGGTGCCAGCGTTGCGACAGTGGTTTCTTCGTGCGTGAGTCCGATACCTGATCATATTGACGCATCGCCAGGCGGTGGGTGTTCAATGCCACGAGCTTGCCGCCGGCACTCTCAGCCGTGTGGGACAGCCGATCGATGATCGGGCCCCTGGAGCGGTGAGCATGGCGCGTCTGGAGAAGCCGAATGGTCTGAAGCGGAAAAGCGACTATGGTTTATCGACCTGCATACCGGCTGGATTGCGAACAAGCGGCACCAAGAGATGTCGCCAGAGCTCGCCCCTCGCACCGTGGTCAGACCTTGGCTATCGCCATTTGCGATAATCAGCAGATCAATCCAAGATACGCAAGAACATCCACGTGAGCGTGATGCCAAAAGGCAGTCACTGCCATCGCTGGAACCATTGCAAACAAAGGAAATACGCGCTGATGTTTACTCGAGTTCGCCTGAAAAACTTCAAAGCCTGGGTTGATACCGAAGACGTGCGCTTAAAGCCTGTCACCATGCTCCTCGGTACAAACTCCTCGGGCAAGTCGACTCTGATCCAGAGCCTGCTACTGCTCAAACAGACCGTCCTGTCCCCCGACCGCACTGTCCATTTGAATCTGGGCGGTGACGAGGCCAACGATCTGTTTCACTTTGGCGGGTTTGACGATGTGTTGCACCAGAGTGTGCAAGGTGAGCGGCAGTTCTCGATTGCATTTGACTTTGAACGCCCAGGCAATGACCGGATTACTGAAGGCCAGTTCGACAGCACCTATGTCAAAACGGCTTCGGGCGGCGTCGCGACACAAGCATTGATCCTCCGAACGGCCAATAGAACTTTTTCGGCGATCCGCCGTGACAAGGGGGCGTATTCCATCGTGGTTGACCAGGCGTCGCGTCCGCGCCTGAAAGGCCGTGAGTACACACCTGAACGCTCGATTGCGTTCTCAGCTGCGGCGATTGCCGATCTGAATCAGGACGGTGCCGTGGTGGAGGACTTGAGCCTGGCCATCCGGCGCGAGCTCGAAGGCATCTGCTATCTCGGCCCGCTGCGCAGTAAGCCTGAGCGTGACTACACCTGGAACAAAAGCAGACCGGGAGAAGTAGGTGTGGACGGTCGCAGCGCCATGGATGCATTACTGGCCAGTGCCTTACTCAAAGGCCATGAGCAGAGCGACATTATTCAAGGCGTCTCGCACTGGTTGAAACGGATGCAGGTAGCCGACCGACTGGAGGTCCGCCAGCAAGGGCGATCCAGTCGCTATGAACTCATCGTGCACCGCAATGGTGTAACAAGCAACCTGAGTGATGTGGGTATTGGCGTACCACTTGTGCTGCCCGTTCTGGTTGTTGCATACTTCGCGCCACCCGGCAGTACGATTGTGCTGGAAGAACCGGAGGTACACCTGCATCCACTGGCACAGTCAGTCCTTGCTGAGTTGTTTGTCACGGTCAGTCAGGAGCGCAATGTGCAGTTCATCGTCGAAACGCATTCGGAGCACCTTTTCCGGCGGATGCAGACATTGATCGCCAGGCAAGAGGTTTCCACCGATCAGGCTGCGATGTATTTTGTCGAACATCACGGCCAGTCTGCACAATTGCGCGAACTGGAGATTGATGAGTTTGGTCGTCTCAGGAACTGGCCAGACGGTTTCTTTGGGGACGCAATGGGAGAAACCCGGGAACAGGCCCGTCTGATGCTCGAGCGCCAGAAAGGCGCCCGCTCATGAAGGCACGCTATGTGGTGGACACCAACGTTCTGATTGCCGCGAGTGCCGCCGATCCGACCCACCCCAGAGACAATGACGCGACACCGGATGACCCTGCGCTGCGGATGAAAGTGTGGGAGTGGCTCAATCAATTTGAGCAAAGTGACTCCCGACTGGTCCTGGACACCGAACTCAAAATCTTCGACGAGTACCGTCGCAAGCTCGGTTTCAACGATTACGGCATGCAAGTTGTCATGCACAAATGGAGTACGGCCGCAGTCGATAACGTTCCGGTTGAATACGATGCAGACGGCAGTGCCTTGCTGCCGGAGTCTCTGTCGCCAGTCATCCATGATGGCGCTGACCGGAAAATGGTGGCCGCAGCCCTTTCCTCACATCTCATATTTGGTGAAGGTTGCGTGGCGTTTGCCGGTGATACGGACTGGCACGACTGGGAAGACGCTTTGGCTCAGCACCAGGTGCTGCTTGAGCCTATCATTGAGAAATGGTCAAGACAAAAACATGCTGAAAAGCTGAAACGATAAGCGACACAAGACATGAGTGATTTTTTTCGATTTCCTGGCACGACACACATCGCATGGCTGGCCAAAGGCACCCCGCGTGAAGACAAGGTGCTCTCGCCGGATCAAGCCGATACTTTTCTGGTCAGTGATGTATTCGTTGAAGAAAAAATTGACGGCGCCAATCTGGGATTTTCTCTGGCTCCGGATGGAACGATTCGCGCGCAAAACCGTGGACAGTATCTGCATGAGCCGCATGCCGGTCAGTTTGCTCGCCTGCCCGAATGGCTGGCTGTACACGGCGGTGATGTCCACGCTGCGCTGGAGCTTCATGCCGATGCGGGCCTGATATTGTTTGGCGAATGGTGTGCTGCACGGCATTCGCTTGATTACACAGCACTACCCGACTGGTTCCTGTTATTTGACGTCTATGAGCGGACCAGCCAACGCTTCTGGAGTAGCGCCAGGCGCAATGCACTGGCCGCACAATGTGGTCTGGCGACGGTGCCAACCTTGTTTCACGGCCGGTTCTCCCTGGACGATCTGAAAGCCATGCTTGACAATGTAGATAGTCAGTATCGGGCCGGAAAACTGGAAGGAATTGTTATTCGTCAGGAAAGCGCAGACTGGTGTGAAGCCAGGGTCAAGCTGGTGCGTCCGGATTTCACGCAAACGATCGTGGAGCACTGGAGCCGCCGCAGACTGGAGTGGAATCGGCTGGGGTTAAATCCCTCGCACGATCCATGACATTCATCCTCAAACGCAGGCCTCCAGTCTGCTTGCTCGGCGCCTTGATCGCCCGGGGAACCGAACTCGGTCGCGTCGTGCCCGCTTCGGTTCATATCCCTCCGGTTGCGTACGGTTCACGTTGACATCCTCACCGCCCGGAGGAGAAGGCGATTCCTTCTGCAAGACGGCGATGTCCCGCTGCGAGAATGTTCTTGGCCACGTTGATGTCCCGGTCGTGTGCCGTTGCACATTCGCTGCAAACCCATTCTCTTATTCGCAAACCTGCTCTATCTTTCAGACTGCTGGCGGGAATGCGCCCGCAGCATGAACAAGTCTGGATCGTGTCGCTTTCGCTGACTGCCTCGAAGACGATACCAGCCTGATGGCACCTGTATTCCAGCATCGTCCTCAGCGCTGACCAGCTTTGCGCTGATTTCTGATCCTGACCTGGACGGGGCTTGCCGAGTATTCGGTCATCACGCAACTGTTCCGTTTGAATCATCCTTGTCCTGGTCTGTCCTCTTTCATCAATGTTTCAGATGCGATCATGGACGAATCCAGCCACGGGTACCCAGACATGATCTGCAGATTGCCCAGCGGGTGACACTCTTGCTATAAATACTGTATATTTAAGCAGCTACACAGACGAGGCGTCACACTGAGCACCGCCCAGGGCATCACTTCTGGCATCACAAACCCCAGTACAAGCATCCGTCAAAGAAAGGGTTCCATCATGTACTCCATCACCCTGAACGACCCACCATCCGAAACACCGGAACGTGCCCGCACGCCTTGATTCTGGCATGAGCTCTGCCTGGATCGAAATAAGCCCAGTGTTTGATCTGCCTTCTGGCAACGCAAAGGTTCTAATCGGTTCTTGACGCAGAGCCGGGCAGTCAGTTCGTGTTCCATAGTCTATATCCCCCACGCTATGTCAGAGAAAGGCAACTTGTAAACGGGAAAAGCTATTTCTGCCGTGGCTCAGAACGTCAGGCAAACCCATTTAATCACACCTGACCGGTCCTGATTCCTGATCACAGAATTAAGGTCGGCATCACGTCTGCCGATAACAGTTCTCACGCGCATGAACCAACCGATGATTCGAAAGTGGTCACGATCGACTGGAATGCTCATTGTTTTCCGGCAGTACACTCTTGGTCAGTCGGACAAGGAGCCAATATGAAAGGAATCTGGTTAGCCATCCCCTTTGCTTCATTTGTGATCAGTGGTTGCACAATCTCGGGACCTGATCCGCTACTGGCCGTCCAGTTGCCCAATCCTGCATCTGTGTATTGCGTCGAACGAGGCGGGACAATAGACATCAGGGAGAGTCCGCAAGGCGATGTGAGCACATGCGTGCTATCGGATGGCACCCGGGTTGATGAATGGGAGTTTTACCGTCGTAATCATCCAGGCTAAATTCTGTACCCAGCACTTCGGTGTACAGCTTCTGCAGTGATGCTGATTCGAAGGTCGCTTGCCTGTGTACAGGGTCAACGTTAAGCTGCCATCCAGGAGCAGCGGGCTTGATTGTTGAGGGAGCTAGTGATCTGGGGCGTTGAGTCCCTTTGCTTCAGTTGCAGGGTTTAGGTCATGTTTTCAAGTGCAAAGCAAAAGTGAACGAAGATTTGCGCTGGCGACAACGGTTTTCGAACTACAAACGAGCCCTCGTGAGTCTGTCTGATGCGGTTGATCTCGGGAAAGTGCGGCCTTACTCGGACCTGGAAAAGCAATGACTGATACAAGCGTTTGAGTACACCCATGAGCTTGCGTGGAACTGTCTTAAAGACTATTTGCAGTTCCAGGGCATTCAGCCTTTGATGGGTCCGCGTGACGCGAACCGACAAGCGTTCGCGGTTGGGCTCATTTCTGATGGCGAGCAATGGATGAACATGATCGTCACCAGGAACCGCACTTCAGATACATATAATCAGGCGACTGCAGACGCGATCGTGGCCTTCATTTTGACGCATTATCATCCGTTGTTCAAAGTACTGGAATCAAAGCTGGAGTCCTTGATGGGGGGGTGAGTGAGGTCTGCGAGTTCTCGATTTACGATTGAACCCGATGGATTGAGACCGGATCAGGGGGCTGTGATTTGTGAAATCCTCCGAAAATATCCTGCTGTCGAAGAGGCAGTCCTGTATGCATCAAGGTCGATGGGGCGATTCCGGAAAGGCTCGGACATTGATCTAACTCTTAAGTTCAGCATTGACCCGCAGACACTTAATACGATCAGTATGGAACTTGATGATCTGATGCTTCCCTATATGGTCGATCTCCGGCGTCAATCCATGTTGCCGCTGTAAATGAACTTGGGCATCCCCCACTTGAAGCGAATGGCCAGCAGTCGAAGACTGAGTCCGACCGCCATGGCAGATGCCATCACCACATCGTGATTCAGATCCAGGTGCAGACCTCCCACATAGAGAATGCCGGTCAGGATAGATACGGTTGCGTAGAGTTCGGCTCGAAACAGTAACGGAATGGTGTTGCACAACAAATCACGCAGTACACCGCCGACACATCCCGTGATCATGCCAGAAGCGATCACTACCACAAACGGCAACTCCAGGCTTAACGCCACATTGCACCCGATGACCGTGAAGACCACCAGACCCACCGCATCCAGCACCAGAAATACATTGCGCAACTTGTGCATATAGCGGGCGCCGGCAATGGTCAGCAATGCAGCTCCACCGGTCAAGAGCAGGTAGTAGGGATGGGCGACCCAGGTCAGTGGGTGATTACCCAATAGCACATCGCGCATCGAACCCCCACCCAGCGCAGTCACACAACCCAGAAGGCAGACGCCGACCCAGTCCATTTCACGACGGCCGGCGACCAGTGCTGCGGTCATGGCTTCAACCACGATTGCAATCAGAAAAAGTGCGTGCAGCAAGGCGGTGGTTTCGTAAGGTCCAGTCATTTTCTTGGTTGCTTGTAGTGTTTCTCGGGCGTTCCTGAGAGTGGTACGCAGGTCAGTCTGTGCGGCCTAAGCCGTCTGAATAGTTGTGAGAGGCTGCGCCTGCGAACCGATCATACGCGTCCACACTGTGCGTGACTTGTATGCTTGTTTACATTGTCACACCGTCTGCACTGCACTTGTAACCAGGATGCGTGGATTGTCGCACCAGTTTGTGCCTCATTATCAAATGATTCTGAGCCTGACCTACCCGAAACCAGGACGAGTTTGATGACGATGGGGACGACAGTACGAATCAAGCACAAGCCGCACTGTGGACTCGTTATACCCAGTCCACACACCAGTTACCAGTTGGCATCACTTCTCCAGGTCTTTCTCACTTCTGGCTGCGCTACCTCGACCCCGGTCACTTGCATCGTTTTTCTCAATGGTCGCCATCCCGGGCAAATTATTGATTTAAGATCCATATCCTCTCCAGAAAATGCAGAGGACAGCTCCTTGAGCAAGCTGTATGTTGCCGGCAAATATCATCGAATGGGTCGTGGCTGCGTAATCGTCTGCACCTCCTCCGGAATCCGGATAGTTGTCCTTCGTGGATTCGATACCTGGCTGCAAACCTCCTGCGTCCATGCTCCGTGGCGTGGTCAGTAGTATTAGACTGCCAGTCTGTCCCGCGCATTCGCTGGTTCGTCTGCCCAGTTTTGCGCCCACCACCTGCGCGTCGGTACCCTTACGGGATACTGCGAGACACTGCGAGGAGGGACAGGGTCGATTGCTCAAAGCAGATGGTCCCGATCACCGTGCTGCCGGTCAGCTGGCGTGCGTCGGATATCTCGCCGACAGGATTACACCAACCACTGTTGCGGATGGAGGCTTGGTGAAAAGAGCCTGAAAAGAAGTGTCGAACTCTCTCTCACTCTCTCTCTCTCTTTCTCTCTAAGATGTTCACGGTTCGTTCCAGCCGAATAAATCTGCACCAACACGCTCGAAAATCTCGAGATGGCCTGCAGAAGTTTGTGGTTTTCGAGGAGTCCGGTGAGTTCGATGTCCAGACGCTGGATGAGTCCTTCTGTCAGCCCATCTGTACCTCTGCTTGTTCTTGTCCTGTCGGTCTGATTGAAAGTTCCTGGCCAGTTGAGCGGGGGATTCAAACATAATGCATTGCCAGCG
This sequence is a window from Orrella marina. Protein-coding genes within it:
- a CDS encoding APC family permease encodes the protein MSKPATNASLKQQAGLFGLLFAGVGGMIGSGWLFGPLETATQAGPWSMASWLIGGVVVLLIALVFAELATLFPLSGALVHMSDVSHGPLVGFVWGWILILAYIAIAPIEAMAIVSYASAYIPDLTHPTDSVLTAKGFLVSALVLALMVGLNFLMIRTVLAVNSWITVWKVFVPVATAIVLVSYSWHPENFFSHTGSIGTEGIFTAISTGGVFFSLFGFRQALDLAGESSNPQRDVPIAIIGTVLIGTMIYLFLQFGFIAAIDPDMIAQGGWASLHFKGIAGPLAALAAAIGAAWWATILYADAIVSPGACGLVYTTTTSRIVMASAQNHSLPAFFARVNSRGVPWAALLLTYFSGLVLFLPFPSWQKMVGYVSSITVLSYGIGPILLICLRQSLPDVLRPFKLWGARGLVPVAFICANWVMLWAGLATLQFIFGLVLLIVVIHTVHFAWRKQPWSTFGAGHAWWLAPYFAGMWLLAWTAPGELGGHGHVGFVAMMTLSAAFSLGIFYLAIRLAQPAQQMRAAFHEKVGMISGRTEIVD
- a CDS encoding AAA family ATPase, which encodes MFTRVRLKNFKAWVDTEDVRLKPVTMLLGTNSSGKSTLIQSLLLLKQTVLSPDRTVHLNLGGDEANDLFHFGGFDDVLHQSVQGERQFSIAFDFERPGNDRITEGQFDSTYVKTASGGVATQALILRTANRTFSAIRRDKGAYSIVVDQASRPRLKGREYTPERSIAFSAAAIADLNQDGAVVEDLSLAIRRELEGICYLGPLRSKPERDYTWNKSRPGEVGVDGRSAMDALLASALLKGHEQSDIIQGVSHWLKRMQVADRLEVRQQGRSSRYELIVHRNGVTSNLSDVGIGVPLVLPVLVVAYFAPPGSTIVLEEPEVHLHPLAQSVLAELFVTVSQERNVQFIVETHSEHLFRRMQTLIARQEVSTDQAAMYFVEHHGQSAQLRELEIDEFGRLRNWPDGFFGDAMGETREQARLMLERQKGARS
- a CDS encoding acyl-CoA dehydrogenase family protein — encoded protein: MTIEVMRFPSFREPEALRNFRREIRTFLDDQRALGLWAPKPSGWATFDPGFSKTLASQGWIGMTWPKAYGGHERSPIERHILTEELLAAGAPVRAHWVADRQSGPLLLRFGTDSQKERFLPRIAKGELYFCIGMSEPNSGSDLASIRTRATQVPGGWRINGSKIWTSNAHRVHMMILFARTGDAGKSRHEGVSQFLIDMQSPGLTIRPIRNMSGEHDFNEVFFDEVFVSDEDVVGQIGNGWKQVTSELVYERSGPDRWMSSIGLLNDLLEQASPNHNSVAQEEIGRLVAHLWTLHHMSLSVADLVRQGSMPTTQAALIKDLGTTFEQEIPEIARRLIPQSLRDDPASVGAFEQALAFVTLNAPVYSIRGGTREILRGMIAKSLGMR
- a CDS encoding acyl-CoA dehydrogenase family protein, whose amino-acid sequence is MTYHDKEHQDEIEFRHMLHAAGARILSDYCDTHVLEKCTAGHWPQALWDALQKSGLTDAVKPDSTGNELLDWETLSVLISLAGEFAAPIPWVETLLAQRHFTFAGLAFPDGPLSISNNIPGVALPTLTSTKSGWRVNGRISRIGWGHRAAAIAVPVQYQQGTALVRLEPAILSADSISPSFNVADEPKDAITLSSVNVSSDCVSLSYKPVNNLLAEGSLARSLQMVAAMRKVLDLTLQYSKDRVQFGRPIAKFQAIQHLVAVQASHTAAASAAALAATFAAKQGPAMFEIAAAKVRTGEAAGLAARTAHQVHGAMGITKEYSLHFWTRRLFAWRDEFGNEAQWADALGKIALHAGGVGLWPLICDPSPTASRLTALMEGLST
- a CDS encoding Bug family tripartite tricarboxylate transporter substrate binding protein, with product MSVRLLTKQHHPFGTNYSDYQLITPPGLGGFIKGDSVMKVLFIFSKLKVFCASAIMLVSMLVVSSSAFADANFPTRPITMTVGFSAGGPTDNAARVVAEELSKELGQPVVVSNKPGAGGVIAARDLLNSSPDGYTIMLVSNGPMTVVPARYASLDFDPLTDFVPIGMVAGYPHILVVGPESDISSFQDFIEKAKASPGTLNVAQVGSVNELATEWIKALADIEVTQVPYKGAAAVVSDLSTGRIDLAMIAPNVAYPLIEGNKARAIAATSSTEITKARNIPSIAQSGIPDIDFYIWNGLVAPKGTDPAVVKKMSDALAKVQQNPALKEKLAVTYLDIVPGGPDRMMETVKKEGENWKRIATDANLPPL